One region of Labrus bergylta chromosome 23, fLabBer1.1, whole genome shotgun sequence genomic DNA includes:
- the cbll1 gene encoding E3 ubiquitin-protein ligase Hakai isoform X2, whose amino-acid sequence MDQSDNDLQGSDGSGILGGPDVRRRIPIKLISKQPLRSKPPPRTQRPSSRPIKNNFFKQEERFDCGAKAGDVFATQRRFPQQMFWDYKLNLIGERDEVPIHFCDKCGLPIQLYGRMIPCKHVFCYDCALLHEKKGDKMCPGLTMYNCTDPVQRIEQCQRGSLYMCSIVPGCKRTYLSQRDLQAHVNHRHLRAAKSGSRQDPVHLPPSSEIPERFRVPPPHLPKNHVHLPNPLQHSGHDPYSQPPPPSAHEAPPPNSGLGPETFRIATLTTRKHSNLITVPIQDDSSSREPHSGGPGPAQPPHHHPGEYPGQPPVVTHSHHMMAPPQQHFGPPPPPPPPINHPMQHPPQGSGTPHMVYNQAPPPPMSTAPPPITPPPGHIMGQLPPYLNHPPPGPPPQHSGPPVNAPPPHHYNPNSMQQFPEDQGTLSPPFSQPGGLSPGMWPAPRGPPPPRMQGPPPQGQMPGPHHPDQGRYRPYYQ is encoded by the exons ATGGACCAAAGCG aCAACGATCTTCAAGGCAGTGATGGCTCTGGGATTTTGGGAGGCCCAGATGTCAGAAGAAGAATCCCGATCAAACTCATATCCAAGCAGCCCCTAAGGAGCAAACCTCCGCCCCGAACACAGAGACCCAGCAGCAGGCCAATCAAAA ataACTTCTTCAAACAAGAGGAGCGCTTTGATTGTGGAGCTAAAGCTGGTGACGTGTTTGCAACTCAGAGGAGATTCCCCCAGCAGATGTTTTGGGATTATAAG CTAAATTTGATTGGAGAAAGGGATGAAGTACCAATTCACTTCTGTGATAAATGCGGTCTTCCTATCCAGCTCTATGGACGGATG ATCCCctgcaaacatgttttctgcTATGACTGTGCTTTGCTCCATGAGAAGAAAGGAGATAAGATGTGCCCTGG ACTCACCATGTATAACTGCACAGACCCCGTGCAGCGCATCGAGCAGTGCCAGCGCGGCTCCCTCTACATGTGCAGCATTGTGCCGGGGTGTAAACGCACCTACCTGTCCCAGCGTGACCTGCAGGCTCATGTCAACCACCGCCACCTGAGGGCAGCCAAGTCTGGAAGCCGCCAGGACCCGGTCCACCTGCCCCCTTCATCTGAGATTCCTGAACGGTTCCGTGtgcctcctcctcacctcccaAAGAACCACGTCCACCTCCCCAACCCGCTCCAGCACAGCGGCCATGACCCCTACAGTCAGCCACCCCCTCCCTCTGCTCACGAAGCCCCGCCACCAAACTCTGGTCTCGGCCCAGAAACATTCCGCATCGCCACGTTAACAACACGTAAACACAGTAATCTCATCACCGTGCCCATCCAAGATGACTCCTCCTCACGGGAGCCGCACTCTGGTGGACCAGGCCCTGCTcagcccccccaccaccaccctgGGGAATATCCTGGCCAGCCACCTGTAGTGACCCACTCTCACCACATGATGGCACCACCACAACAGCACTTTGgccccccacctccccctcctcctcccataAACCACCCCATGCAGCATCCTCCCCAAGGCTCTGGGACACCACACATGGTATACAACCAGGCCCCGCCTCCCCCCATGTCCACAGCTCCGCCACCAATTACCCCGCCTCCAGGGCACATTATGGGCCAGTTGCCACCTTATTTGAACCACCCACCCCCAGGACCTCCACCACAACACAGTGGTCCCCCTGTCAATGCCCCCCCTCCTCATCATTACAATCCAAACTCCATGCAACAGTTCCCTGAAGACCAGGGCACCCTCAGCCCTCCTTTCAGCCAGCCAGGAGGGCTGAGTCCTGGGATGTGGCCAGCTCCAAGAGGGCCCCCTCCTCCGCGTATGCAGGGTCCCCCTCCCCAGGGCCAGATGCCTGGTCCTCACCACCCGGATCAGGGCCGCTATCGGCCTTATTATCAGTAA
- the cbll1 gene encoding E3 ubiquitin-protein ligase Hakai isoform X1 — protein MDQSDNDLQGSDGSGILGGPDVRRRIPIKLISKQPLRSKPPPRTQRPSSRPIKSEPGDDDNFFKQEERFDCGAKAGDVFATQRRFPQQMFWDYKLNLIGERDEVPIHFCDKCGLPIQLYGRMIPCKHVFCYDCALLHEKKGDKMCPGLTMYNCTDPVQRIEQCQRGSLYMCSIVPGCKRTYLSQRDLQAHVNHRHLRAAKSGSRQDPVHLPPSSEIPERFRVPPPHLPKNHVHLPNPLQHSGHDPYSQPPPPSAHEAPPPNSGLGPETFRIATLTTRKHSNLITVPIQDDSSSREPHSGGPGPAQPPHHHPGEYPGQPPVVTHSHHMMAPPQQHFGPPPPPPPPINHPMQHPPQGSGTPHMVYNQAPPPPMSTAPPPITPPPGHIMGQLPPYLNHPPPGPPPQHSGPPVNAPPPHHYNPNSMQQFPEDQGTLSPPFSQPGGLSPGMWPAPRGPPPPRMQGPPPQGQMPGPHHPDQGRYRPYYQ, from the exons ATGGACCAAAGCG aCAACGATCTTCAAGGCAGTGATGGCTCTGGGATTTTGGGAGGCCCAGATGTCAGAAGAAGAATCCCGATCAAACTCATATCCAAGCAGCCCCTAAGGAGCAAACCTCCGCCCCGAACACAGAGACCCAGCAGCAGGCCAATCAAAAGTGAGCCTGGAGATGACG ataACTTCTTCAAACAAGAGGAGCGCTTTGATTGTGGAGCTAAAGCTGGTGACGTGTTTGCAACTCAGAGGAGATTCCCCCAGCAGATGTTTTGGGATTATAAG CTAAATTTGATTGGAGAAAGGGATGAAGTACCAATTCACTTCTGTGATAAATGCGGTCTTCCTATCCAGCTCTATGGACGGATG ATCCCctgcaaacatgttttctgcTATGACTGTGCTTTGCTCCATGAGAAGAAAGGAGATAAGATGTGCCCTGG ACTCACCATGTATAACTGCACAGACCCCGTGCAGCGCATCGAGCAGTGCCAGCGCGGCTCCCTCTACATGTGCAGCATTGTGCCGGGGTGTAAACGCACCTACCTGTCCCAGCGTGACCTGCAGGCTCATGTCAACCACCGCCACCTGAGGGCAGCCAAGTCTGGAAGCCGCCAGGACCCGGTCCACCTGCCCCCTTCATCTGAGATTCCTGAACGGTTCCGTGtgcctcctcctcacctcccaAAGAACCACGTCCACCTCCCCAACCCGCTCCAGCACAGCGGCCATGACCCCTACAGTCAGCCACCCCCTCCCTCTGCTCACGAAGCCCCGCCACCAAACTCTGGTCTCGGCCCAGAAACATTCCGCATCGCCACGTTAACAACACGTAAACACAGTAATCTCATCACCGTGCCCATCCAAGATGACTCCTCCTCACGGGAGCCGCACTCTGGTGGACCAGGCCCTGCTcagcccccccaccaccaccctgGGGAATATCCTGGCCAGCCACCTGTAGTGACCCACTCTCACCACATGATGGCACCACCACAACAGCACTTTGgccccccacctccccctcctcctcccataAACCACCCCATGCAGCATCCTCCCCAAGGCTCTGGGACACCACACATGGTATACAACCAGGCCCCGCCTCCCCCCATGTCCACAGCTCCGCCACCAATTACCCCGCCTCCAGGGCACATTATGGGCCAGTTGCCACCTTATTTGAACCACCCACCCCCAGGACCTCCACCACAACACAGTGGTCCCCCTGTCAATGCCCCCCCTCCTCATCATTACAATCCAAACTCCATGCAACAGTTCCCTGAAGACCAGGGCACCCTCAGCCCTCCTTTCAGCCAGCCAGGAGGGCTGAGTCCTGGGATGTGGCCAGCTCCAAGAGGGCCCCCTCCTCCGCGTATGCAGGGTCCCCCTCCCCAGGGCCAGATGCCTGGTCCTCACCACCCGGATCAGGGCCGCTATCGGCCTTATTATCAGTAA